DNA from Geobacillus vulcani PSS1:
CACCTTTCGTCCTCTTCCTCCCTCTGCCTTTCGCGAATGGCAAACACCGCAAGGACCGGTCAAAATCACGTATCGGGAACACGCAGTGCTCATTACGGGATACGATGAGCAGTACATTTATTTCAATGACCCATTGACCGCCATCAAAAATCAAAAAGCACCGAAGCAAGAGTTTATCGCTGCTTGGGTTCAAATGGGACGGCAAGCGATTACGTATCGCCGTTAAGCATCGGCGAATCCGAATCGCTTGCTTTTTTTCCATTTTCGTTGAACGATTTTCTCCATACATTTTGCACATCTATTTTTTCATTATAACATCTCGCTTTCTCGATATTCTTCAAGAAGAGAAAAACGTTCCCCAGCCGAGAACTCGTTTAGGCGATGACCATGTCCCGTTACGCTCTCGATAAAAAAGGCCCCGTCTTCCCTTCGGGGCCCCTTCCGTATGTTATTTCACATCATATCCTTGCTCTTCAATCGCTTCTTTCAGTTTTTCTACGCTGACCTTTGTTTCATCATACTCCACATCGACCGTCCCGTCTTGCAAATGCACTTCGACGCGGCTGACGCCATCCAATGCTTGAAGGGCGTTCGTCACCGCCGCTTTGCAATGTCCGCATGTCATTCCTTGTACTTGCAATGTAATCGTCATCATCCATTCCTCCTTAAATGTTTATATTTTCACACGCTTCAAACGAAGCGCGTTTGTCACAACCGACACAGAGCTAAACGCCATCGCCGCTCCCGCGATCCATGGCTCCAACAATCCGAAAGCGGCGACCGGAATGCCGATCGTATTATAAAACAACGCCCAGAACAGATTTTGCCGAATGTTTTTCATCGTTTGCCGGCTCAACTCAATAGCTTTCGGGATATGGCGCAAATCCCCGCCGACCAAGGTCACATCGGCCGTTTCGATCGCCACATCCGCTCCTGTGCCAATCGCCATCCCAATATCCGCTTTGGCCAAAGCCGGCGCATCGTTAATCCCATCGCCGACCATCGCCACACGTTTTCCTTGTTTTTGCAATTCCTCGACGATGTTCGCTTTTTCTTCCGGGAGCACCTCGGCATACACATGCTCAATGCCTACTTCATGGGCGATCGCTTCCGCTGTCCGCTGATTGTCCCCTGTTGCCATATAGACATCGATGCCCATTTGTTTTAACGTTTGAATCGCTTCTTTCGCGCTTTCTTTCACCGTATCCGCGACCGCCATGATGCCGGCCAGCTGTCCATCGATGGCAACGAGCATCACTGTTTTCCCTTGTTTTTCAAGCTCTACCATTTTATCTTCATGCACAGAAATCTCTACAGAGCGTTCCTTCATCAATTTTCGCGTCCCAATCAAAACGGTTTTGCCGTCAATGACCGCTTCAATGCCGTGGCCGGCAATAGCGGAGAAGTGCTCCAATGGCTTCATCGAAATCGCTTGTTTCTTCCCGTATTCGACAATCGCCTGAGCGAGCGGATGCTCGGAAGCGCTCTCGGCGGAAACCGCATAATTAAGCATGTCCTCGCGGAAGGCCAGCACATCGGTGACTTCCGGTTTTCCTTTTGTCACTGTTCCTGTTTTATCGAGCAATACGGCATTGATTTGCTGCGTTCCCTCTAGGTACTCACCTCCTTTAAAGAGAATGCCTTGTTCCGCCCCTTTGCCGGTGCCGACCATAATCGATGTCGGTGTCGCCAAACCGAGCGCACAAGGGCACGCGATGACAAGAACAGCGATGGCCACCTCAAGCGCTTTGGCCAAATCACCCGGCGCAACGAAGAAGTACCAGATGAGAAAGGAAACAACCGCAATTCCGACAACAATCGGTACGAAAATGCCGGAAATGACATCCGCCATTCGCTGAATCGGGGCTTTCGACCCTTGCGCCTCTTCGACGATTTTAATGATATGAGAAAGCGCGGTATCTTTTCCGACTTTTTCGGCGCGAATAGTCAGCACCCCATTTGTATTAATGGTTGCCCCGATCACATAGTCGCCTTCCTTCTTATCGACAGGAATCGATTCACCTGTAATCATCGATTCGTCTACGGAAGATGCTCCGGCGATGACCGTACCGTCTACCGGAATTTTTTCTCCGGGCTTGACAACGATCGTATCGCCGATCACCACTTCCTCGAGCGGAACTTTCATTTCTTCCCCATTCCGAATGACGGTCGCTTCCTTCGCCTGCAGGCTGACCAACTTCGAAATGGCTTCGGTTGTCCTCCCTTTTGCCAAAGCTTCAACATATTTGCCGACAAGCACAAGCGTGATCAAGACGGCGCTCGTTTCAAAATACAGCCTCGGCATATAGTCAGGATTCCCGAGCGTCCGAAAAGCTTCAGACAAGCTGTACACGTACGCGGCGGATGTTCCCAGCGCCACAAGGACGTCCATGTTGGCGCTTTTGTTTCGCAACGCCCGGTACGCCCCGACGTAGAAGGGACCGCCGATGTAAAACTGAACGGGTGTAGCGAAAAGAAGCTGGAACCACGGATTCATCAGCCAATGCGGCATCGGCAAGCCGATAGCAAACGGCATATGCGCCAGCATCGTATAGAGCAGCGGCAACGATAAGAGGATGGAAATGGCGAGTCGCCGCTGCTTCTGTTTCAACTGCTCTTCTTTCCGGCCAGCACCGTCTTGTTCTTCGTTTCGAATTTGCCCCCTGTACCCAAGCGTTTTGATTTTCTCTAAAATGTCTTCGACAGATGCAACTCCCTGCTTGTATTCAACGACCGCGCTGTTAGTCGCCAAGTTGACCGCAGCGCTTGTCACCCCTTCCATCCGATTCAACCCTTTTTCAATCCGTGTCGCACAGGCCGCACATGTCATGCCTTCAATATCGAGCGTCACTTTTTCTGTCGCCACGCCATACCCTAAATGCTCAATTTTCGTTTCGATATCGGCGATCGTTTGCTTCGATGGATCGTATTGAATCGTTGCTTTTTCCATGGCCAAATTGACATGGGCGTTGACGCCGTCCATCTTATTTAATGCTTTCTCAATCCGACTGGCGCACGCGGCGCATGTCATGCCGGTCACCTTCAGCGTCACGGTTTTCAGCTCCCCCATTTCCCTTTCCCTCCCTTACTTTGAAAATTGTTTCATCACATCCATCAATTCGCGAATCGATTCATCTCCGCTCCCTTCACGGATCGCTTTGGCCACGCAATGGCTCACATGGCGTTCAAGCAACTGTAGCCCGACTTGGTTCAACGCTGCTCTAATCGCGGAAATTTGCACTAAAATATCGATGCAATACCGATTGTCCTCCACCATTTTTTGCACCCCGCGCACTTGCCCTTCGATGCGCTTCAAGCGCTTGATGATGCGTTCGATTTCCTGTTCCGTCCGTGGAACCATTTTGGGATCGATATGGTGATCTTCATAATGGTTCATCCAACATCACCTCTTTCAATTACATTATACCGGTAATGGGTATAAAACACAACGGAAGTTGAAAAGTGACCCCTTCATTCCTGCCACTCGCGGCCGTGGCCATTGACACGAACGTTCTCTTCCCCCTAGCCCTGCGGCTCAAGGCAATCCACCAGAGAAAAAACTTGTTCAAAACGCTATGTTCTTTCCTTGCTGCACGTTGTATAATCAAACCCAGAGGAGGTGAACAAGCATGGAACGCGATACCATCGTGAAAGAAGTAGTCGAGGCGCTGAAAATATTTTCCCGCGACATCCGCACCCAAATTGACGAAATGGGAAGCCAATTACGAACAGAAATCCAAGACACAGCTAACCAGCTGAGAGCAGAAATTCAAGACACAGCTAACCAACTGAGAGCGGAAATCCAAGACACCGCTAATCAGCTGCGGAAAGAAATGCAAGACATGGCTAACCAATTGAGAGCAGAAATACAAGACACAGCCAACCAATTGAGAGCGGAAATGCAACAATTTCGCGCCGAGGTGAACGAGCGGTTTGATCGACTCGAACAAAAATTCGCCGGCTTGCGCGTGGAGTTGACAGAAACGCAAGAAACCGTCCATTTCCTCGCGTCGAAAACCATCCAGCACGAGAAAAAGCTCCACCATCTTGCCAAGCAACTCGAATCCGTTCGTTAAATTCCCTTCACTCAAGAGTCGCGTTTGATTCATTGTCAAACGCGGCGTCTCTGTTTTTCCGCTCGCACGTCCAAGCGGGCAAAAAGGTTGAAGAAAAACGAGTGGCGTACGGAAAACAAACGTTCTCCATCCTTCCGTACAACCAAACAGGTTTTTCTCATTTCCAAAGCGACAGCAACCATGCATGCAAAACAGTCAACCGTATAAACAAGAAGATCTGTTGTTTCGCATCTTCCTTAAAATCACGCCCTTCTAGAAGGCTGGTGATGTAAGCAGCATGCTGATTCACCGCCTTGTTTCGCAAACTAAAAACCTTTTGCCATCGGCTTCTCGTTTCATGCCATCCGATGTCAGCTAAGGGCCATCACTATTTTTTGCCGCGCTTCTAAAACCGATTTGGCAAGATTTGCTGAATGCCGTAACAGGTTTGCCTGCTGCTTTGCAGCCGATTTTACAAGATGTGCTGAATGCCGTTAACAATGCCGTTGCCAATTTGCAGCCGATTTTGCAATCGATTCTCGATGCGGTCGTCAATCTGCCGACAGCGTTGCAGCCGCTGGTGCAAACGATTGTCGATGCATTGAACAATCTGTTGGCCAACTTGCAAACGACCGTGCAAGCCATTCCCGATTTCTTATCCAACACGCTGGCGCCCGTTTTAGCTCAAGCCGCTTAATTGTTGGCCTTCCTAACCGCTGAACTCCCGAACATCCAAACGATACTGCAGCAATTGCCTAGCGCAATCAATACGATCAACACGACCTTGCCAACGATTTCATCCACCTTGCAACAAGCCCTCTCCGTATTGCAGCAACTGCTCAACGTTCTCGGCGGCTTGCCCCTTCCTTTCCAACACAATCAACAATAATTCACTTTATCGGCCAATGGAGTGTCTCAGCACCATGGGACGCTCTATTGGCCATACATAGGCACAGCCGGTCTTTCTCGCTCACATGCCGCAGCTTTGAGGCCATCGGCAGTCTTAACCGCCCCCCTCCGCCGACGAACGAGTGGACAACGACCATCAGTCAACGTCATTTGAAAAAATCGCTTGCGCACATTGTCACTATTCAAAAGAACTAGTATAGTAGACTTAGGACTACCATTGGCTTTTCGGTTTTTCATCCCTCCGGTGCCTCGTTGTCACCGGCCCTTTAAAAAATGAGGAACGAAAGAATGCAAGGTGCGCCGAATCCAAGGTTTCATCGCTCGCTCTGCCTTAGCGGACGGGAATCACGCCTCTGTTCAAACAAACAGCATCCAGACATCATCACTTGCCGAATTAGACAAAGAAAGGTAGGAAACCAATGTATCGTTCCTTTTTGCGGCAATTATGGCGCTACTACGTCATTGGATCCGCAATGGCCGTCGGAGGAGTAGGCACAACGTTCATGCTGACAACGTTGCGTGTATCAGCGCAGGAAGGAAAATGGCTGATCGCCATTTTATTCACATCGGCAATGGTGATGGCGACCGCGGAAGCGATCGTCTTCGCCCGGGATGTAGCCCCTATTCGCCGCTTTTTTGCATCCCAATCTCCAGACCCGTCATTGGCGCTCGCAGCCTTCAAACAAGTGCAGCGCTTTCCGCTGTTGGCCGTTCGGCGGATTTTAGGACCGCACTTATTCGGATTATCGATCCCGGGCGCCGGGCTGACCGCCTTGTGCATTCACTACCATATTTTGTCCCTTCCATATCGATATATTATGTACGCGTTGGCCGGGGCTGTGCTGATCGCCTCGCTCCATGCACTCATTGAGTTTTTTTTGACAACGAAAGCATGCCGACCATTGTTGGCATCTTTATCAGCGCAAATCGGTCCAAGGACGGAACAAGTGCCGCTTTCCATTTCCTTAAAAACGAAACTGCAGCTCACGGTGTTATTCAGCAGTGCGTTTCCTGTTCTGCTGTTTAGCCTTGCTACTGAAATCAAATGGTCGATGACCGATCCAAACGGGGCCCATTGGTCCTACTGGCCTTGGGCTGCCACGATTTTGCTCTTTTGCATCGGCTTTTCTATATTTTTGGCGCGCTTATTGGTCGAAGAAATCCATGAACCGGTCAACGTTTTGCTTACTCACATGAAACGGGCGGAAACGGAAGCGTATGAACCGATCGCCCACAATGTCTATACGGATGAGTTCGCTGAATTGCTTCGCGGATTCAACCATATGATCGGCGCTGTACACAGTCGTGATCAGCTGAATAAACAGCTGCTGGACAGTTTCATCACGGTTTTGACCGCGGCGTTGGACGCCCGCGACCCTTACACCGCGGGACATTCGTTGCGCGTGGCGCATTATGCCCGCGCCATCGGGGAGAAACTGGCTTTGCCGCCGGAACAGCTTGAGGTGCTATACCGCTCAGCCCTTCTCCATGATATTGGCAAAATCGGCATCCCCGACGCTGTTTTGCTGAAAGAAGGGAAACTGAGCGAGGAAGAGTTTGCCTGGATTAAAAAACATCCTGTCATTGGCGAATCGATTTTGCGCGAGATCCAACCGCTAAAACCGGTTGAGCCGCTGTTGCCGGGGATCCGCTCCCATCATGAGCGGATCGATGGAAAAGGATACCCAGATGGACTGCGCGGCGAGGACATCCCTCTGTTCGGACGAATCATCGCCGTCGCTGACGCATTTGATGCCATGACATCAGATCGCCCGTATCGCAAAGGCATGGAAATTCACCAAGCAGCCGCTATTTTGCGTCAAGGAAAAGGGACACAGTGGGATGAAGAAATGGTGGAAGCCTTTTTGCAGTGGATGGAAGAAACAACGCCGTCGACCGCCACGGCAGTATCTTAAGGGGCGGGAAGTCCATCCCCGTCACGCTTCGTGCTCATAAACGCATTGACCAAAGATGTTGATCACTCGTAGCGGACATTAAAACTCAACTACAGCTTCTTAATCAAGTGGCACAAGACAAGTGGAAAAAACAGCATGGATATGACGATTCATGCGACAATGGACACAAAATCCTCCCGATTTTCATCGAAAGAATGAGAAATGTGAGTTCAAAACTGTCGAACTCGGATTCTCAGCACTTCACTCTTTCAAAAAACGAATCAATTTTTCAAAAAACGTCCTGTGCAAACGCAGGACGTTTTCATTCAAGTTGCTGTAGACTCAAATCTCTCTTTTATTATCTGTAACTTTTTTGGCGGTAAATTTAATTTCTCAGGTATCTTCTCAACTGTCTTTCCTTCAAAGTAATAACTTCACAACAGCTAATGCGTCTGTATTTTTTATAACTTTGCTCTAGCCCTGAAATCATGAAGGACAGCTTCTCTTTTGCGGAGGCATTAAAAAAGCTCATCCAAAAGAATGTAATACCGAATCTTGTCCCAATTGGGTTCTAATCCTAACTTTTCAAACAGCATATCTGCATAAAATCCCTGATGTTGCTTTCCAGTATACTTCCCATTAAGATTATGGAGCAAGCTGCGATAACACAAAGCGATATCCTGCCATTTATCTGCGATCCCTGCCCTTCCTAAATCAATATATCCTGAAACTTTTCCATTTGCTAAAAATATATTTGGAAGACAAAAGTCTCCATGGGATAGAACAAGCTCTTCCTCTGGCTTATTCTTATTAAGCCATTCAAGAAGATGATGTGGATTTTGGAATCCATTTTCACCAAATGTACCTGGCTCTGCATCATCTATATCCACAAGGTTATTTTCCACTCTATATTTCGCCATCTGCAATTTTTTCTCTAGATTCCAACTGTATGGACAGTTACGGATATCAACATTCCATAGCATTTGCACCCCTTCTGCTAGCATCGTCGTTAATTGCTCTGGATCTTTCAGATATTTATCTGCGCACGCCATTTCTCCAGGTACTTTGGTCATTAAGAAATAGGTCTTCTTTTCATCTTTTTCATATCCCAAAACCTTAGGAACGGGTAGTTTGCCCTGCAACCATTCCATCACATAATATTCATTTTCTGCTTCTTCACTTATGGTTTGGATTTTAAGCACTTTATCCTTAAACAGAACGACTGTAGAACCTGACATTCCTACATCGTCAATAGAATACTCCTCTTCATGAATTAGGCTCTTGATTTTATCAGGTAAATCAATCATTTGTAACCATCCCCTTCAACATCACTATTTACAATCTGGTTGAATGGTAAACTCACTTTCCGCATCCGAACAGGGATGAAAGAAAGAATTGTTTTCGTTTTTTAGAATCACTTCCGACCAACACAACCAGCGATAGTAATACGTTTTTACCATCGCCGGTCGCTCCGAATCACATTGCACGTAGATGCTCCCATCCAGCACTAATGTGCCTATAACTCCCTGCAAGGAGGTTCATGTCTCATGAATCGATGAGCACATCATCAAGGAATCCACAAGTTTTTCATGAGGTTGAGGTGAAAAATAAAAAACCCCTTGAAGCCTTGTGGCTCAAGGGATTTCACTTGATGATTCCGACTGGGCTCGAACCAGCGACCTCCACCCTGTCAAGGTGGCGCTCTCCCAGCTGAGCTACGGAATCATATATTGTTGTCCGCTATCGAACACATTTTTAATTATATAGACGAGCATATGCGTTGTCAACAACTTTTTAAAAAAATTGCTGTTCAGTTTAAGAAAGGGAAAGCGGCCTTCCCCTAAAAGGTTGGTGAAAACCCGCTGTTTGCCTTGATCGGCGATGGAACGCGTGAACATAGAGGCTGATGCAGCAAGTTTTTTCTACTTGAGAAACGATCCGAAGAAGCGGTTGGGCGAGTAAATCACCGGCCCCCTAAACAAACAATCGGTGGCGGAACGGTTCAAGCAAGAGCGGGGGCAACGGCGCTGGATGGTTTCGTATTGCCCAGTGGCGCGGCGGTGCTGTTATTCGGCGAAGGCTGCCGTTTTGCCGGGAGGCGCGGGGGTGGGGTTACGGCCGATTGAAGGCGCTCCATGGCGGTTCTGTGCTGAGGGGGAATGGGCGTCAACCGCTGCGCTGTACGCAGTGGTTCCCCCCTCCGTTTTGCGATGACAACGTTGAACGATTGGAGCGCCCTCGGCATCGGTCGGCGGAAAAACGGCGGCACGGCGCCGACGGGGCTTTGGTTCACCGTCTTTTCGCGCTTTGTGTGATGACCATGTTCACCACTTCCGGGCGCGGCCGGCGTTGGCACTGGCGCAGGGATAGATTTGCGTGATGACCATGTCCATCACTTCCCCCACGACAACGAAGCTTTCGTTCTCCGCCTTTTAGCGCGCCGAAATCGACGGCCGTTCTTTCACAAACGACAGCGCCTGCTCAACATCGGCGATCAGATCGTTGACATCCTCAAGCCCGACGCTCAGCCGCAGCAAGCCGTCGGTAATGCCGCGCCGCAGCCGCTCTTCCTTCGGCATGGCAGCGTGCGACATTTTCGCCGGGTGCGACAAAATCGATTCGACCGCCCCAAGGCTGACGGCGAACACCGGCAGGCGGACGTGGCGGACGAACGTCCGGGCCGCTTCCTCATCGGCCAAACGGAACGACAGCACGGCGCCAAACCCCGCCGCTTGGCTGCGTTGAATGTCATGGCCTGGATGGTTCGCCAATCCCGGATAATACACCTCTTCCACTTTCGGATGGCGCAGCAAATACTCGGCGATGGTCATGGCCGATTCGGACGACTGTTTCAGCCGAACGTGAAGCGTTTTTAGCCCCCGAAGCACAAGCCACGCGTCTTGGACGCCGAGGACGGCGCCAAAGGCGTTTTGCCATTTGTACAGCTGTTTGCCGAGCTCCTCGTCTTTCACGACCGCCAGTCCGGCGACGACGTCGCTATGGCCGGCTAAAAACTTCGTCGCGCTGTGGAGGACAACGTCGACGCCGAGATCCAACGGCCGTTGCAGCGCCGGGGTCATAAACGTATTGTCCAAAAACGTCAAACAGCCGTGCGCTTTCGCCAGCTCGACGACAGCGCGAATGTCGGTCACTTTTAACAGCGGGTTGGACGGCGTTTCCATATAAATGACCTTCGTATTCGGCCGGATGTTTTCCGCCACCGCCTTGAGATCGGTCATATCGACAAACGTATAGTCAATGCCGAACCGGCTCAGCACTTCGGTGACGATCCGATACGTGCCGCCGTAGACGTCTTCGGTTACGAGCACATGGTCGCCTTTGGACAGGAGCAAAAACGCCGTGGAGATGGCGGCCATGCCGGAGGCGAACGCGAACCCGCGCACACCGCCTTCTAAGGCGGCGATCGTTTCCTCAAGCGCCTCGCGCGTCGGGTTGCCGGAGCGGCTGTAGTCGTATTTGCCGAACGAGTCGAAATCGAACTGATGGAACGTGGAGGCGTGTTGGATCGGCACGCTCACCGCTCCCGTGTGGCGATCGACTTTCCATTCGTTATGGAGCAGTTTTGTCGAAAACGACCATTCCCGTTCCATCGCTCACACCTCTTTCATGTTTTTGAACGCCTGCGCCAAGTCGGCGATCAAATCATCGGCGTGCTCAATGCCGACCGAGAAGCGGAGCAGCCGGTTGCAGACGCCGTTTCGGATGCGGATGTCTTCCGGAATATCCGCATGCGTCTGCGTCGCTGGGTACGTGATGAAGCTTTCGACTCCGCCCAGGCTTTCCGCGAACGTAATAAGGCGCAAGCTTTTTAAAAATCCGTTCACCCACTTTTCATCGGCAATCCGGAACGACAGCATCCCGCCTCTTCCTGGATATAAGACGTCGGTGACATCTTCATGTTCGCGCAAAAAGGCGCTGATGCGCTTGGCGTTTTCTTCATGCTGGCGCATCCTTAGCGCCAACGTCTTCATCCCGCGGATCAACAGCCAGGAGTCAAACGGGGACAAGACGGCGCCGATGGCGTTCTGATACTCAGCCAAGCGTTGACAAAGCTCTTCTCCCTTGGCGACGACCAAGCCGGCCAACACATCATTATGGCCGCCTAAATATTTCGTCGCGCTGTGGATGACGATATCGGCTCCTTGTTCGATCGGGCGCTGGAGCACCGGCGTGTAAAACGTGTTGTCCACGATCAACAGCAGTCCGTGCCGCTTGGCGAGTTCAGAGACAGCGGCAATATCTGTCTCCTGCATCAGTGGATTCGTCGGCGTTTCCAAGAAAATTGCCTTCGTTTTTTCGGTGATACACGCTTCCACCGCATCGAGATCGGTAAAATCGACATAATGGAACCCAAGACCGTACTTGCGCCAGCCGCGCTCAAACAAACGGTACGTGCCGCCGTAAAGGTCGGCCGATACGAGAAACTCATCTCCGCTCTCAAACAAGGCGAGCACCGTCTGAATGGCGGCCATGCCGGAGCTGAACGCATAGCCTTGGTCGCCGCCTTCCAGTCTCGCGATTGCTTCTTCGACGATTTTGCGCGTCGGGTTGCCGGTGCGGATGTAGTCAAACCCAGTCGACTCTCCGATGCCGGCATGGCGGTAAGCGGTGGAAAAATAAACAGGCGGGTTGACCGTTCCCGTCACGGTTTCGCTCCGGTTGCCAATTTGCGCTAACAACGTCTCCAGTTTCTCCATCTCATCTCTCTCCCTCTGCTGAAAATTCCATCATGGATCAACGGCCGACTGCTTGACGCCCAACGAAGCACCGCTGTCCGTTGGGCAGCGGCCAAGCACCTTCGTCCTAAACCGCCTCGCGGTTGATGGAAGCGGCCGCCTGAATAAATAAAAAAAGTCTTCTAAGAAGAAGACTTTTCCATACACATGGTCATGCTTCTTCTTATCTGCCGAATTGAATGCTCAATTCGCTGGATTTAGCACCTGGCCGCCGGGCGGCTGGTTGCTGAAGCTTCATTGGGCCAGTTCCCTCCGCTTCTCTTGATAAGAATGGGACGCGTATTCAATTTTTTTAAATTTAATAAAAATGTAACGCATTCCCCCCGTTTTTGCAAGCTTTTTTTGTCAGCGGTGCGATTCGGCAAATTCGCGAAAAATTCGAGCCCTTGCATTAACATCTTTGGGCGCAAATATGTTACAATAACAGATGAACTTACGCTTTCATGGAGGATGGTCATGGCGACAGCAACAGGAACGATGCGCGACTACAAGTTGTACAGCGGAGAGCTGCAAGAAGAAATCGAACTGCTCGTCTACTTGCCAAGCAATTTTTCGCCGCTTTACAAATATTCTTTATTAATCGCGCAAGACGGCAAAGATTATTTTATGTATGGAAAAATGAAAAACGTCATCGAAACACTGATGAAAGAAGGAACAATCGACCGGACGATCGTCGTCGGCATCCCGTATCGGAACGTCAACGATCGCTACGAGAAATACCATCCGGAAGGCCGAAAGCACGAAGCATACCTTCGTTTTTTAGCCCATGAACTCGCCCCGTTTTTGGACCGCGAACTACCGACATATCAAATGGGCAAAGGCCGGGCGCTGATCGGCGATTCGCTCGGCGGAACGGTGTCGCTTCTAGCCGGGTTGTTGTATCCGCATACATTTGGGAAAATCGCCATGCAGTCCCCCTATATCGATGACTCGGTATTGGCGCGCATCCGCTCATTCCGCGATCCATCGCTCCTTTCGCTTTACCATTCTGTTGGCACAGAGGAAACAGCGGTGAAAACGACGGATGGCCATGTGCGCGATTTTATCACCCCGAATCGAATGGCGCGGGACTTGTTTATGGAAAAACGGTTTGCTTATACGTACCATGAGTTCGAAGGCGGTCATGCGTGGACGTATTGGCAGCCGGATGTCCCCCGGGCCGTAGCCGCTGTTTTATCGTTATAGGCCAAAACAGGGCAACTTCAAAGATGTCGAGCCGCCGCATCCATTCCATACGCTGCCTGCGCGTGGAAAAAAACTGGTTCAAGGAGGGAAAACAAAATGAAGTACGGCATTGTCATCTTTCCGCCAAAACCGATTCAAGACTTCGCCAACTCGTACCGGAAACGGTACGACAGCCATTATGCCCTCATCCCGCCGCATATTACACTGAAGTATCCGTTCGAGGCGAATGAGGAACAACTGAAGGAAATGACAAAAGAGCTGCGCCGCATTGCGGCGGAAACACCTCCCATTCCGAT
Protein-coding regions in this window:
- a CDS encoding alpha/beta hydrolase, which encodes MATATGTMRDYKLYSGELQEEIELLVYLPSNFSPLYKYSLLIAQDGKDYFMYGKMKNVIETLMKEGTIDRTIVVGIPYRNVNDRYEKYHPEGRKHEAYLRFLAHELAPFLDRELPTYQMGKGRALIGDSLGGTVSLLAGLLYPHTFGKIAMQSPYIDDSVLARIRSFRDPSLLSLYHSVGTEETAVKTTDGHVRDFITPNRMARDLFMEKRFAYTYHEFEGGHAWTYWQPDVPRAVAAVLSL